A region of the Amycolatopsis sp. cg13 genome:
GCCTTGATGTTCTTCGTGCTGATCACGTCGAGGCCGGTGACCTTGCCGGCCAGCTTGCCCAGCACCTTGATGATCTTCGTGAAAACCTCGGCGAGCTTGCCGAGCAGCGGCGAAACGCGGCGCATCGTCTCGCACAGCTTCGTCAGCAGCTCGCTGATCTTCTCGCCCCATTTGGAGATCGCCGTGACGGCCTGCGCGACCACCAGCGGCGTCCCGAACCCGAGCGAGAAAACCTCCTCCATGACCCAGGAGATCAGCTTGCCCACCAGATCCGCGATGAGCTGCCGCACCAGTCCGCGCACGAAGGCGACGACCTGGCCCATGATCATCGTGACGGTGCCGATCGCGCTCGCGACCGTCGCCGCGCCGCCGATCGCGTCGGCCGCCTCCGCCGCGGACTTCCGGTAGGCGTCCGCGCCGTCGCCCTTCCACTCCGCGGTGCCGGTCTTGACCGCGTTCTCGAGGTCTTTCTGCCGTTCCTGCAACGACTTCGCGACGTTGCCCCAGGTGTCGGCATAGGACTGGATCACCGGCGGGTTGCCCGCGACCGAGTCCAGCATGTCCTTCAGCGGCTGCACGTGCTCCATCAGGAACGACGCCACCGACGACATGAGGTAGCCGAACGGGTCGATCGCCGCGCCCGCGATCTCGCCGGCGAGGCTCGCCACGCCGAGGCCGCCGGAAACCCAGTCGCCGTCCGCGATTCCCTTGAACGCGTCGGTCGCCGATTCGGCGATGTTGATGCCGGTGGCGTAGCCGTAGTCGCCGTTGCCCTCGGTGAACGGCCCCGGCCCGTCTCCGTCCTTTTTGGACTGTACGACCAGCGGATTGGCGTCAGGCATCAGTCGCTCGCCTTCATCGAACCGGCGGCTTCGCCTTCGTAGCTGTCGTACGCCTTCGCCGCGTCGCGCACCTTCTGCGCCTGCGCGTCCATCGCCGTGACGGTGTTCTGCAGTGCGGTGATGCCGTAGTTCTCGACCGGGTCGAGCATCATCCGGAACGGCTGGCAGAG
Encoded here:
- a CDS encoding type VII secretion target, translating into MAPRGYEIGGDLEAHARQLDGIADGLKQAVDAANQVSMPTDAYGILCQPFRMMLDPVENYGITALQNTVTAMDAQAQKVRDAAKAYDSYEGEAAGSMKASD